In Spinacia oleracea cultivar Varoflay chromosome 5, BTI_SOV_V1, whole genome shotgun sequence, a single window of DNA contains:
- the LOC110794991 gene encoding uncharacterized protein, giving the protein MRVQDIQETIWLEKGIRVSKDKASRARRRGQALIVGEYKEQYALLLRYAAEILRSNPGNTMKLKLDANVFDRLYLCFEALRKGFLAGCRPFISLDGCFLKGPFGGQLLVAVGRDGNNQMFPLAWAVCEVESTDTWSWFLELLATDLGTSEGAGYTFMSDQQKGLLAAVSNVFPQAESRVCARHVYCNFRGVFGGGLEYRKQFWTIAKSNTVNHFNENIEVMRGISHEAAEDLLKRNYKKWCRAFYTPLSCCDSVDNNMSGVFNAYILSARHKPIITMLEDIREGLMERLHKKRDFIGKKEIMLCPRIQIQLEKHKIWARGWNAYWDGGFCYGVREGATQVKYVVDLNQHTCSCNAWQVSGIPCKHAIVAIWNKVDHPEQYVNAYFCKQTYMKAYEFLLEPLNGPQE; this is encoded by the coding sequence ATGAGAGTGCAAGATATTCAGGAAACCATTTGGTTAGAAAAGGGTATAAGGGTGAGCAAAGACAAGGCTTCCAGGGCTAGGAGAAGGGGTCAAGCACTCATTGTTGGTGAATACAAAGAGCAGTATGCATTACTCCTAAGGTATGCAGCTGAGATACTAAGAAGCAATCCCGGGAACACAATGAAGTTGAAGTTGGATGCAAATGTGTTTGACAGACTGTATTTGTGTTTTGAGGCACTTAGGAAAGGGTTCTTGGCAGGATGCAGACCTTTCATATCACTTGATGGATGTTTCTTAAAGGGACCATTTGGGGGTCAATTGTTAGTAGCAGTAGGGAGGGATGGAAACAATCAAATGTTCCCTTTGGCTTGGGCTGTTTGTGAGGTTGAGAGCACTGACACATGGAGTTGGTTTCTAGAACTTCTAGCTACTGATTTAGGCACTAGTGAAGGAGCAGGGTACACATTCATGTCTGACCAACAAAAGGGTTTACTTGCTGCTGTGTCAAATGTGTTTCCACAAGCTGAAAGTAGGGTGTGTGCAAGGCATGTGTACTGTAACTTTAGgggagtgtttggaggtggtTTAGAGTACAGAAAACAATTCTGGACTATTGCAAAAAGCAACACAGTAAATCACTTCAATGAAAACATTGAAgtaatgaggggtatttcacaTGAAGCTGCTGAAGACCTACTGAAAAGGAACTACAAGAAATGGTGTAGGGCATTCTACACTCCATTATCTTGTTGTGACAGTGTAGACAACAACATGAGTGGGGTATTTAATGCATACATCTTGAGTGCAAGGCACAAGCCTATTATTACCATGTTGGAAGATATCAGAGAGGGTTTGATGGAAAGACTGCATAAGAAAAGAGATTTCATTGGGAAAAAGGAGATAATGTTGTGTCCTAGGATCCAAATTCAGTTAGAGAAACACAAAATTTGGGCTAGGGGTTGGAATGCATACTGGGATGGTGGGTTTTGCTATGGAGTAAGAGAAGGTGCAACACAGGTTAAGTATGTGGTGGATCTGAACCAACATACTTGCAGTTGCAATGCATGGCaggtgagtgggattccatgcaaacatgcaattgttgctatatggaataaagtagaccACCCAGAACAATATGTCAATGCATATTTCTGCAAACAGACTTACATGAAGGCATATGAATTTTTGTTAGAGCCTTTAAATGGTCCTCAAGAGTAG